The proteins below come from a single Brevundimonas sp. LM2 genomic window:
- the secG gene encoding preprotein translocase subunit SecG: MLQTILLVVMILISLALTGVILLQRSEGGALGMGGGPSGFMTARGAGNLLTTTTWWLGAGFVICAISLTIVGNIERSNRSVVDADAVGSIALDGAPATTTAPAADPAVPAQPAAPSLDDLEASLPTAGAAPAPAQAPAN; this comes from the coding sequence ATGCTCCAGACCATTCTCCTCGTCGTCATGATCCTGATCTCGCTGGCCCTGACCGGCGTGATCCTGCTGCAGCGCTCCGAGGGCGGGGCGCTCGGCATGGGCGGCGGGCCTTCGGGCTTCATGACCGCGCGCGGTGCGGGCAACCTGTTGACCACGACGACCTGGTGGCTGGGAGCCGGCTTCGTGATCTGCGCCATCAGCCTGACCATCGTCGGCAATATCGAACGATCGAACCGGTCGGTCGTGGATGCCGACGCGGTGGGGTCCATCGCTCTGGACGGCGCGCCCGCCACGACGACGGCCCCCGCGGCCGATCCGGCGGTGCCGGCCCAGCCCGCCGCGCCGTCGCTGGACGACCTGGAAGCCAGCCTGCCGACGGCGGGCGCGGCTCCCGCCCCGGCTCAAGCCCCGGCCAACTGA
- the tpiA gene encoding triose-phosphate isomerase, translating into MKQSVKMIVGNWKMNGLTADLGEARALTESLSDAPASCRVALCPAATLVAQMAWALKGQGVEIGGQDCHAEPKGAFTGSISAAMLVDAGARLVILGHSERRQGLGETDSLVAAKFETAVAAGLEPIVCVGETLTQRETGQAVPLVTAQVLGSLPDAAASHAFAVAYEPVWAIGTGLTPTVAQIAEVHEAIRSALVQRLGPAGTRVPILYGGSVTPANAGEILQVAEVGGALVGGASLKAASFLAIVRAAEPARVAADAQG; encoded by the coding sequence ATGAAACAATCCGTGAAGATGATCGTCGGCAATTGGAAGATGAACGGCCTGACGGCCGACCTCGGCGAGGCGCGCGCCCTGACCGAATCCCTGTCCGACGCGCCGGCGTCCTGTCGCGTCGCCCTGTGCCCGGCTGCGACCCTGGTCGCGCAGATGGCCTGGGCGCTGAAGGGGCAAGGGGTCGAGATCGGCGGACAGGACTGTCATGCCGAGCCCAAGGGAGCCTTCACCGGATCGATCTCCGCCGCCATGCTGGTCGACGCCGGTGCCCGGCTCGTCATTCTGGGCCATTCGGAACGCCGTCAGGGTCTGGGCGAGACCGATTCCCTGGTGGCCGCCAAGTTCGAGACCGCCGTGGCCGCCGGGCTGGAGCCGATCGTCTGTGTGGGCGAAACCCTGACCCAGCGCGAGACGGGTCAGGCCGTGCCCCTGGTCACCGCCCAGGTGCTGGGTTCGCTGCCGGACGCCGCCGCCAGCCACGCCTTCGCGGTGGCCTATGAGCCGGTCTGGGCCATCGGCACGGGCCTGACGCCGACCGTGGCGCAGATCGCCGAGGTGCACGAAGCGATTCGCTCGGCTCTGGTTCAGCGGCTGGGACCGGCCGGGACCCGCGTGCCAATCTTGTATGGCGGCTCGGTCACCCCGGCGAATGCCGGCGAAATCCTGCAGGTGGCGGAGGTCGGTGGGGCCCTGGTCGGGGGCGCCTCGCTGAAGGCCGCCAGTTTCCTGGCCATCGTCCGGGCGGCCGAGCCGGCGCGCGTTGCCGCTGACGCTCAAGGATGA
- a CDS encoding peptidylprolyl isomerase has protein sequence MISVFRNFAKSKWAAGLFVLLILSFLIVGGSQTDVLGNLGPKHVISAGDRSVDAAQFRAEFERVRTGMQQEAGRPITNEDLVKENVHLRYLEGQTNRLGFLNWAHKVGIRVSEELVLTRIREIPAFFNQVTGQFDQSQYEQALAAQNVTPVQLEDEFRDTAVSQHFGTAIQAGLRTPRVYGALLAAQAFQVRDGRWFTVTQAMAGSAPAPTDAQLTAFLNENAAQLRRPEFRIATVLLFNDAPGFTAPAVPDARVVERFNFRKDALSTPERRTFATLTVSTRAAADRIAAALRGGQTPQAVAEANRIEPAVYEAQPQSALPDPAVATAVFGLAANQVSAPIQGRVGFTVAKVTAVQPGAPATLDSVREAVTAELQEEDMKARVYGRVEAYEKARTDGRSLQAAAEQVGARFVQLPPFTQDGRLPDGQPMNAPPQIIQSAYALTKGGESDLIDAGQGQYFVLRLDDVRPAALPTLAEVRAPLAQQWTLRENARRLSTKAEELAKRVRDGQDIAAVAAASGARLETRTGLQQNAEAGLSQGVLQGLFGQSRGQIFTGPGSETTFVVGRVDAVRPAVAATSAPLADGVRSRLASDIVNAGVEQLVTAAARRSKAENDPAAALEALGVTAPGTPATTAPAPAQ, from the coding sequence ATGATCTCCGTGTTCCGCAACTTCGCCAAATCCAAATGGGCGGCGGGGTTGTTCGTCCTGCTGATCCTCAGCTTCCTGATCGTCGGCGGCAGCCAGACGGACGTGCTGGGAAATCTGGGTCCGAAACACGTCATTTCAGCGGGCGATCGCTCCGTCGACGCGGCCCAATTCCGCGCCGAGTTCGAACGCGTCCGCACCGGCATGCAGCAGGAGGCTGGCCGCCCCATCACCAACGAGGACCTGGTCAAGGAAAACGTCCACCTGCGCTATCTGGAAGGCCAGACCAATCGCCTCGGCTTCCTGAATTGGGCTCACAAGGTCGGCATCCGGGTCAGCGAGGAACTGGTCCTGACGCGCATCCGCGAGATCCCCGCCTTCTTCAACCAGGTCACCGGTCAGTTCGACCAGTCCCAATACGAGCAGGCCCTGGCGGCCCAGAACGTCACCCCGGTTCAGCTGGAGGACGAGTTCCGCGACACGGCCGTCAGCCAGCATTTCGGCACCGCCATCCAGGCCGGCCTGCGCACACCGCGCGTGTACGGCGCCCTCCTGGCCGCCCAGGCCTTCCAGGTTCGCGATGGCCGCTGGTTCACCGTGACCCAGGCCATGGCCGGCAGCGCTCCGGCTCCGACCGACGCGCAGCTGACCGCCTTTCTGAACGAAAACGCCGCCCAGCTGCGGCGGCCCGAGTTCCGCATCGCCACGGTCCTGCTGTTCAACGACGCCCCCGGCTTCACGGCACCCGCCGTCCCCGATGCCCGCGTCGTCGAACGCTTCAACTTCCGCAAGGACGCCCTGTCCACGCCGGAACGCCGGACCTTCGCCACCCTGACCGTGTCGACCCGCGCCGCCGCGGACCGGATCGCGGCCGCCCTGCGCGGTGGACAGACTCCCCAGGCCGTGGCCGAGGCCAACCGGATCGAACCCGCCGTCTACGAGGCTCAGCCGCAAAGCGCCCTGCCGGACCCGGCCGTCGCGACCGCCGTGTTCGGCCTCGCCGCCAACCAGGTCTCGGCCCCGATCCAGGGCCGTGTCGGCTTCACCGTGGCCAAGGTCACGGCGGTCCAGCCCGGCGCGCCGGCGACGCTCGACAGTGTCCGCGAGGCCGTCACCGCCGAACTGCAGGAAGAAGACATGAAGGCTCGCGTCTATGGGCGCGTCGAGGCCTATGAAAAGGCCCGGACCGACGGACGCTCGCTGCAGGCCGCGGCCGAACAGGTCGGGGCCCGCTTCGTCCAGCTACCGCCCTTCACCCAGGACGGCCGTCTGCCGGATGGTCAGCCGATGAACGCGCCGCCGCAGATCATCCAGAGCGCCTACGCCCTGACCAAGGGGGGCGAAAGCGACCTGATCGACGCCGGCCAGGGCCAGTATTTCGTCCTGCGCCTGGACGATGTCCGTCCCGCCGCCCTGCCGACCCTGGCCGAGGTCCGGGCCCCCCTGGCCCAGCAGTGGACCCTGCGCGAGAACGCGCGCCGACTGTCGACCAAGGCCGAGGAACTGGCCAAGCGGGTCCGGGACGGCCAGGACATCGCCGCCGTCGCCGCCGCGTCCGGGGCCCGTCTCGAGACCCGCACCGGTCTGCAGCAGAACGCCGAGGCCGGCCTGAGCCAGGGGGTCCTGCAGGGCCTGTTCGGTCAGAGCCGGGGCCAGATCTTCACCGGCCCCGGGAGCGAGACCACCTTCGTCGTCGGCCGGGTCGACGCTGTCCGGCCCGCTGTGGCGGCCACGTCCGCCCCCCTGGCCGACGGGGTTCGCAGCCGCCTGGCTTCCGACATCGTCAACGCCGGCGTCGAACAGCTGGTGACGGCCGCCGCCCGACGCTCCAAGGCCGAGAACGATCCGGCCGCCGCCCTGGAAGCCCTCGGCGTGACCGCCCCGGGCACCCCAGCGACGACCGCGCCCGCACCGGCCCAATGA
- the trpE gene encoding anthranilate synthase component I — protein MSQATDRDALVKGLKAGTPQIAVRRIIDDLETPVSAYLKVGWGRAHAFLLESVEGGALNGRYSIIALDPDVVWRCRDGVPALARGADIAAKAYVDQPGGALDSLRALIAETRFDLPDGLPPMAAGLFGVFGYDMVRLLEPLGAPNPDPLDLPDAVLTRPSVIAVFDSVQHEIVVMAPIWPGAEAEAAVDAAEVRLDDFEARLRRPLLGRLPAEPSGAVPFASPVDGAAYAALVAAAKDYIAAGDIFQVVLSHRFSAPWAGDPFAFYRSLRRQNPSPYLYFLNFDDFQLAGSSPEILVRLKDGGVTIRPLAGTRPRGATPEADRALEAELLADPKERAEHLMLLDLGRNDVGRVAAPGSVRVTESFVVERYSQVMHIVSNVEGRAHPELDAVDTLLAALPAGTLSGAPKVRAMEIIDELETVKRGVGYGGGVGYISAGGEADICIVLRTALFADGQVFVQAGAGVVADSEPAAEYAETEAKARAPMRAAEDAWRFELGAPVNDPGGI, from the coding sequence ATGAGCCAGGCCACCGACCGGGACGCCCTGGTCAAGGGACTGAAGGCCGGCACACCGCAGATCGCGGTGCGGCGGATCATCGACGACCTGGAGACCCCGGTATCGGCCTATCTGAAGGTCGGCTGGGGCCGGGCTCACGCCTTCCTGCTCGAGTCGGTCGAGGGCGGTGCCCTAAACGGCCGCTATTCGATCATCGCCCTCGATCCCGACGTCGTCTGGCGCTGCCGCGACGGCGTGCCGGCCCTGGCGCGGGGCGCGGACATCGCCGCCAAGGCCTATGTCGACCAGCCGGGCGGCGCGCTGGACAGCCTGCGCGCCCTGATCGCCGAGACCCGCTTCGACCTTCCGGATGGCCTGCCCCCCATGGCGGCCGGTCTGTTCGGGGTGTTCGGCTACGACATGGTCCGGCTGCTGGAGCCCTTGGGCGCGCCCAACCCTGATCCGCTGGATCTGCCCGACGCCGTCCTGACCCGCCCCTCGGTCATCGCCGTCTTCGATTCGGTGCAGCACGAGATCGTCGTCATGGCCCCGATCTGGCCCGGAGCGGAGGCCGAGGCCGCCGTAGACGCCGCCGAGGTGCGGCTGGACGATTTCGAGGCCCGCCTGCGCCGCCCTCTGCTGGGCCGTCTTCCGGCCGAGCCCTCGGGAGCCGTGCCCTTCGCCTCGCCGGTCGACGGCGCGGCCTATGCCGCTTTGGTGGCCGCCGCCAAGGACTACATCGCCGCCGGCGACATCTTCCAGGTCGTGCTCAGCCACCGCTTCAGCGCGCCCTGGGCGGGCGACCCGTTCGCCTTCTATCGGTCGCTGCGCCGCCAGAACCCGTCACCCTACCTGTATTTCCTCAATTTCGACGACTTCCAGCTGGCAGGATCCAGCCCCGAGATCCTGGTGCGGCTGAAGGACGGCGGCGTCACCATCCGCCCCCTGGCGGGCACCCGCCCGCGCGGCGCGACGCCGGAGGCCGACCGCGCGCTTGAGGCCGAGCTTCTGGCCGATCCCAAGGAGCGCGCCGAGCACCTGATGCTGCTGGACCTGGGCCGCAACGACGTCGGCCGCGTGGCGGCGCCGGGCAGCGTGCGCGTGACCGAGAGCTTCGTGGTCGAACGCTACAGCCAGGTCATGCACATCGTCTCGAATGTCGAGGGTCGCGCCCACCCCGAACTCGACGCTGTCGACACCCTTCTGGCCGCCCTGCCCGCCGGCACGCTTTCCGGCGCGCCCAAGGTCCGGGCCATGGAGATCATCGACGAGCTGGAGACGGTCAAGCGCGGCGTCGGCTATGGCGGCGGCGTCGGCTATATCTCGGCGGGCGGAGAGGCCGACATCTGCATCGTCCTGCGCACCGCCCTGTTCGCCGACGGTCAGGTCTTCGTCCAGGCCGGGGCCGGCGTGGTGGCCGACAGCGAACCGGCCGCCGAATATGCCGAGACCGAGGCCAAGGCCCGCGCCCCGATGCGCGCCGCCGAGGACGCCTGGCGTTTCGAACTTGGGGCCCCGGTCAACGACCCGGGCGGGATCTAG
- a CDS encoding peptidoglycan-binding protein, translating to MTPQAQIEEARRLLVEDVRRSNPMATLGAAALAATSAVLLAGVMILGPGVAIDDRPPAVSQPV from the coding sequence ATGACCCCGCAAGCGCAGATCGAAGAGGCGCGACGGCTGCTCGTCGAGGATGTCCGCCGGTCGAACCCGATGGCCACCCTGGGTGCGGCGGCGCTGGCGGCGACGTCGGCGGTGCTGCTGGCGGGGGTGATGATCCTGGGGCCCGGGGTGGCGATCGACGACCGGCCCCCAGCGGTCAGTCAGCCGGTCTAG
- a CDS encoding aminodeoxychorismate/anthranilate synthase component II — MILVVDNYDSFTYNLVHYLAELGAQTHVIRNDDLTVEEAWALKPEAVLLSPGPCAPDQAGICLPLITTAPDDMPILGVCLGHQAIGQAFGGDVVRAKALMHGKTSPITHDDRGLFAGLPTPFTATRYHSLAVARATLPNSLDVTAWTEDGEIMGVQHHARPIHGVQFHPESIATEHGHALLANFLDLAGVKRLAMV, encoded by the coding sequence ATGATCCTCGTCGTCGATAACTACGACAGCTTTACCTACAACCTCGTCCACTACCTCGCGGAGCTGGGCGCGCAGACGCACGTCATTCGCAACGACGACCTGACCGTCGAGGAGGCCTGGGCCCTGAAGCCCGAGGCGGTGCTGCTGTCGCCCGGCCCCTGCGCCCCGGACCAGGCCGGCATCTGCCTGCCCCTGATCACCACGGCCCCCGACGACATGCCGATCCTGGGCGTCTGCCTGGGTCATCAGGCCATCGGCCAGGCCTTCGGCGGGGACGTGGTGCGGGCCAAGGCGCTGATGCACGGCAAGACCTCGCCCATCACCCACGACGACCGGGGCCTGTTCGCCGGCCTGCCGACCCCCTTCACAGCCACCCGCTATCACAGCCTCGCCGTGGCCCGCGCCACCCTGCCCAACAGTCTGGACGTCACGGCCTGGACCGAGGACGGCGAGATCATGGGCGTCCAGCACCACGCCCGGCCGATACACGGGGTCCAGTTTCACCCCGAGTCGATCGCCACCGAACACGGCCATGCCCTGCTGGCCAATTTCCTCGATCTGGCGGGCGTCAAACGCCTGGCCATGGTCTGA